A portion of the Streptomyces erythrochromogenes genome contains these proteins:
- a CDS encoding lipase maturation factor family protein, producing MDWFTAPGYWLARLVFQRALAGVYLVAFVGAALQFRALIGAHGMLPVPHYVRYVPFRRAPSLFQLRYSDRLFAGCAWAGAALAAALAAGAGDEVPLAAAMAMWAALWLLYLSIVNVGQTWYSFGWESLLLEVGFLAVFLGNARTGPPVLVLWLLRWVLFRVEFGAGLIKMRGDPCWRGLTCLYFHHETQPMAGPLSWFFHHLPKPLHRVECAANHVTQLVVPVLLFTPQPVASYAAGAVIATQLWLVLSGNFAWLNWLTITLAVSAVDFTGLAGPPPAAASRPAPAWFAVLVCAVTALVLFLSRHPVLNMISRRQVMNRSFDALHLVNTYGAFGSVGRVRMEVAVEGTADRVPREDGAWKEYGFRGKPGEPGRLPRQFAPYHLRLDWLMWFAAISPGYARDWFGPFVERLLAGDRDTLRLLRHNPFPDAPPVYVRALLYRYRFTTWRELRETGDWWHRTLVREYLPPTRLAQARLSEPE from the coding sequence ATGGACTGGTTCACGGCGCCCGGGTACTGGCTCGCCCGGCTGGTCTTCCAGCGGGCCCTGGCCGGCGTCTACCTCGTCGCCTTCGTCGGGGCCGCACTGCAGTTCCGGGCCCTGATCGGGGCGCACGGCATGCTGCCCGTGCCGCACTACGTACGGTACGTGCCCTTCCGGCGCGCCCCGAGCCTGTTCCAACTGCGCTACTCGGACCGGCTCTTCGCGGGCTGCGCCTGGGCCGGGGCCGCGCTGGCGGCGGCCCTGGCCGCCGGGGCCGGGGACGAGGTGCCGCTGGCCGCGGCCATGGCCATGTGGGCCGCGCTGTGGCTGCTCTACCTCTCCATCGTGAACGTCGGCCAGACCTGGTACTCCTTCGGCTGGGAGTCGCTGCTGCTGGAGGTGGGCTTCCTCGCCGTGTTCCTCGGAAACGCCCGGACCGGGCCGCCGGTGCTGGTGCTGTGGCTGCTGCGCTGGGTGCTCTTCCGCGTGGAGTTCGGGGCCGGGCTGATCAAGATGCGCGGGGACCCCTGCTGGCGGGGGCTCACCTGCCTGTACTTCCACCACGAGACGCAGCCCATGGCGGGGCCGCTGAGCTGGTTCTTCCACCACCTGCCCAAACCGCTGCACCGGGTGGAGTGCGCCGCCAACCACGTGACGCAACTGGTCGTCCCGGTGCTGCTGTTCACCCCGCAGCCGGTCGCCTCGTACGCCGCGGGGGCCGTCATCGCGACGCAGCTGTGGCTCGTGCTGTCCGGCAACTTCGCCTGGCTGAACTGGCTGACGATCACCCTCGCCGTGTCGGCCGTGGACTTCACCGGGCTCGCCGGGCCGCCCCCGGCCGCCGCCTCACGGCCGGCTCCCGCGTGGTTCGCCGTTCTGGTCTGTGCGGTGACCGCCTTGGTCCTGTTCCTCAGCCGCCACCCGGTGCTCAACATGATCTCGCGCCGCCAGGTGATGAACCGCTCCTTCGACGCGCTGCACCTCGTCAACACCTACGGGGCCTTCGGCTCGGTCGGCCGCGTCCGCATGGAGGTCGCGGTGGAGGGCACCGCGGACCGGGTGCCGCGCGAGGACGGCGCCTGGAAGGAGTACGGATTCAGAGGCAAACCCGGTGAACCGGGCCGGCTGCCGCGCCAGTTCGCCCCCTACCACCTGCGCCTGGACTGGCTGATGTGGTTCGCGGCGATCTCCCCCGGCTACGCGCGCGACTGGTTCGGGCCGTTCGTGGAGCGGCTGCTGGCGGGCGACCGGGACACGCTGCGGCTGCTGCGCCACAACCCGTTCCCGGACGCGCCGCCCGTGTACGTCCGGGCCCTGCTCTACCGCTACCGCTTCACCACCTGGCGGGAGCTGCGCGAGACCGGGGACTGGTGGCACCGCACGCTGGTGCGCGAGTACCTCCCGCCGACCCGGCTCGCGCAGGCCCGCCTGTCAGAGCCCGAGTAG
- a CDS encoding NAD-dependent epimerase/dehydratase family protein: MKLLMLGGTEFVGRAITEEALARGWEVTVFHRGHHEPPPGTRALHGDRTAPGGLAALAEGEWDLVVDTWGGAPTAVRDSARLLSGRAGRYAYVSSRSVYAYPAPAGQGEDGLLVEGSPDAGATAYAEDKRGGELAALDAFADRALLVRAGLILGPYENVGRLPWWLGRIARGGPVLAPGPRGLPIQYIDVRDLAHWTLDAAEAGLGGPYNLVSPVGHATMGSLLDACAAVTGSGAELRWTDPAPIVAAGVEPWTELPVWLPEGESYDHMFGGDVTRALETGLKCRPVEETVADTWAWLRTLGGRAPQRTDRPAPGLDAEREAALLGL, from the coding sequence ATGAAGCTGCTGATGCTGGGTGGTACCGAATTCGTCGGACGCGCGATCACCGAGGAGGCCCTCGCCCGGGGCTGGGAGGTGACCGTCTTCCACCGGGGGCACCACGAGCCCCCGCCGGGGACCCGCGCCCTGCACGGGGACCGCACCGCCCCCGGCGGCCTGGCCGCCCTCGCCGAGGGGGAGTGGGACCTCGTCGTCGACACCTGGGGCGGAGCCCCCACGGCGGTGCGCGACAGCGCCCGCCTGCTGAGCGGCCGGGCCGGGAGGTACGCGTACGTCTCCAGCCGCTCGGTGTACGCCTACCCGGCCCCCGCCGGGCAGGGGGAGGACGGCCTCCTCGTCGAGGGCTCGCCGGACGCCGGGGCGACCGCCTACGCCGAGGACAAGAGGGGCGGCGAACTCGCCGCGCTGGACGCCTTCGCCGACCGCGCCCTGCTGGTCCGCGCCGGGCTGATCCTCGGCCCGTACGAGAACGTCGGCCGGCTGCCGTGGTGGCTCGGCCGCATCGCGCGCGGCGGCCCGGTGCTCGCCCCCGGCCCGCGCGGACTCCCGATCCAGTACATCGACGTACGCGACCTCGCGCACTGGACCCTGGACGCCGCCGAAGCCGGGCTCGGAGGCCCGTACAACCTGGTCTCGCCGGTCGGGCACGCCACCATGGGCTCGCTCCTCGACGCCTGCGCCGCCGTCACCGGCAGCGGCGCCGAACTGCGCTGGACCGACCCGGCACCGATCGTCGCGGCCGGGGTCGAGCCCTGGACCGAGCTCCCGGTCTGGCTCCCCGAGGGCGAGTCGTACGACCACATGTTCGGCGGCGACGTGACCAGGGCGCTGGAGACCGGGCTGAAGTGCCGCCCCGTCGAGGAGACCGTGGCCGACACCTGGGCCTGGCTGCGCACCCTCGGCGGCCGGGCCCCGCAGCGGACCGACCGGCCGGCCCCCGGACTCGACGCCGAACGGGAGGCCGCGCTACTCGGGCTCTGA
- a CDS encoding HD domain-containing protein, with translation MELLHADRDDHALRTAALLRRSHPADKELQLAGLLHDIGRMLRPGDGARHAVLAAEAVRPLLGERVARLVRLHAPAAAGGGSDGADPPGEDAEAVATLRRAREAAGACGLDAGALEDWRALLELVAAGSCRARNAIGPLGSPRGPITGTQ, from the coding sequence ATGGAGCTGCTGCACGCCGACCGCGACGATCACGCCCTGCGGACCGCGGCGCTGCTCCGCCGCTCCCACCCCGCCGACAAGGAACTGCAGCTCGCGGGCCTGCTGCACGACATCGGCCGGATGCTCCGTCCGGGTGACGGAGCGCGACACGCCGTACTCGCAGCGGAGGCGGTGCGCCCCCTGCTGGGCGAGCGGGTGGCCCGGCTCGTACGGCTCCACGCGCCGGCCGCGGCGGGCGGCGGGTCCGACGGCGCCGACCCGCCGGGCGAGGACGCGGAGGCGGTGGCCACCCTGCGCCGGGCCCGCGAGGCGGCGGGGGCGTGCGGACTGGACGCGGGCGCGCTGGAGGACTGGCGTGCGCTGCTGGAGCTGGTCGCGGCGGGGTCCTGCCGGGCCCGGAACGCGATCGGCCCCCTCGGTTCGCCGAGGGGGCCGATCACGGGCACGCAGTAG